Proteins from a single region of Pungitius pungitius chromosome 4, fPunPun2.1, whole genome shotgun sequence:
- the depdc7a gene encoding DEP domain-containing protein 7 isoform X1 produces the protein MGEWIVQLWEETVSGLFVVSCVRHAGSWRPGTWSEWLSPRSMEEVRTHRTAEPGMAGKPFRATFIWSSIISNLQSRVEVKRRRHNLKPYHDCFLGSEAVDVVLTHITMNRFFGDEAVPRIKAVRLCQALMDSRVFEPVGVKVFYKEKKPAAFEDSSCSLYRFLSATPGSSSSLANANSSSTIESGFHGPSMHRNKNDLSSSHERQDVLSYSNHSPVKTDRSLEDVLGNLNLSASITPQMINLGLSQELVDEVWHQQAVFRLLQLIELPLLEKLLEGRDTSQPPLHGMDSDPDLLYTSSYLDREVLKAFSEAQADEWMSGAVDCLEFLPDERVVEVSRGLAGCADDLPRCKSLLYDILAQHYGHSQQPPLLSNHIFDIHTGISELLVNGKQEQALESLQLSLKLQDPRSREELRRLLRFMAAAAKPQEVKLHKEIENRMAVKRSFSSAIVYSKRLSKGKVDLMVLFMMDNHGDLFKIPVSLHKMVSDRIMNIVKGKDPDVITGSTYCSRVSSKAYSENAEQTTKEELWSLLRSVHENPKLSNKEKRRLLGQFYKGHPELFVQYFGNRLSSMNVLLK, from the exons ATGGGGGAGTGGATCGTGCAGCTGTGGGAGGAGACGGTTTCAGGGTTGTTTGTAGTTAGTTGCGTGCGTCACGCCGGGAGCTGGAGACCAGGGACATGGTCTGAATGGCTGTCTCCTCGGTCAATGGAAGAAGTTCGCACGCACCGAACAGCAG AACCAGGCATGGCTGGAAAGCCATTCCGGGCCACCTTCATCTGGAGCAGCATCATCTCCAATCTCCAGAGTCGCGTGGAGGTCAAGCGCCGGCGCCACAACCTCAAGCCCTACCACGACTGCTTCCTGGGCTCGGAGGCGGTGGACGTGGTGCTGACGCACATCACCATGAACCGTTTCTTTGGCGACGAGGCGGTGCCCCGTATCAAGGCCGTCCGTCTCTGCCAGGCCCTGATGGACTCGAGGGTGTTCGAGCCCGTCGGCGTCAAAGTGTTTTACAAGGAGAAGAAGCCCGCCGCGTTCGAGGACAGCAGTTGCAGTTTGTACAGGTTCCTGAGCGCGACGCCCGGCTCTTCGTCGTCGCTGGCCAACGCCAACTCCTCAAGCACCATCGAGAGCGGCTTCCACGGGCCGAGCATGCACAGGAACAAGAACGACCTCAGTTCGTCACATGAAAG ACAAGACGTGCTGAGCTACTCCAACCATTCCCCTGTGAAAACAGACCGATCCCTGGAGGACGTGCTAGGAAACCTCAACCTGAGCGCCTCCATCACCCCTCAAATGATCAACCTCGGCCTCTCCCAAGAGC TCGTGGATGAGGTGTGGCACCAGCAGGCTGTGTTCAGACTGTTGCAGCTCATAGAGCTCCCCCTGTTGGAGAAGCTGTTGGAGGGTAGAGACACGTCGCAGCCTCCCCTTCATGGCATGGACAGTGACCCGGACCTGTTGTATACATCAAGCTACTTAGACCGGGAGGTCCTCAAGGCCTTCAGTGAAGCACA GGCTGACGAGTGGATGTCCGGAGCAGTGGACTGTCTAGAGTTTCTGCCCGATGAGCGGGTGGTGGAGGTGAGCCGAGGTTTGGCAGGATGCGCCGATGACCTTCCCCGGTGTAAGAGTCTGCTCTATGACATCCTGGCACAGCATTACGGACACAGCCAACAGCCCCCTCTGCTCAGCAATCACATCTTCGACATCCACACTGGCATCTCGGAGCTACTCG tgaaCGGCAAGCAAGAGCAAGCTTTAGAGTCCCTGCAGCTGAGCCTGAAGCTGCAGGACCCTCGCAGCAGGGAGGAGCTACGCAGGCTCCTGAGATTCATGGCCGCTGCAGCCAAACCACAGGAGGTCAAGCTGCACAAAGAG ATTGAGAACCGAATGGCGGTGAAACGGTCGTTCTCAAGCGCCATCGTCTACAGCAAACGGCTCTCTAAAGGAAAGGTGGACCTGATGGTTCTGTTCATGATGGATAACCATGGCGATCTCTTCAAA ATACCAGTTTCATTGCACAAGATGGTCAGTGACAGAATAATGAATATTGTGAAAGGGAAGGATCCAGATGTGATAACAG GTTCAACGTACTGCTCAAGAGTGAGCTCCAAGGCGTACTCCGAAAATGCAGAACAAACTACAAAAGAGGAACTTTGGTCTTTACTCCGGAGCGTCCATGAGAACCCAAAACTCTCAAATAAAGAGAAGAGACGGTTGCTGGGACAGTTTTATAAAGGCCACCCAGAGCTTTTTGTTCAGTACTTTGGAA
- the depdc7a gene encoding DEP domain-containing protein 7 isoform X2 has product MAVSSVNGRSSHAPNSRELKSQGRRHLRRLGSNLSLAQATREPGMAGKPFRATFIWSSIISNLQSRVEVKRRRHNLKPYHDCFLGSEAVDVVLTHITMNRFFGDEAVPRIKAVRLCQALMDSRVFEPVGVKVFYKEKKPAAFEDSSCSLYRFLSATPGSSSSLANANSSSTIESGFHGPSMHRNKNDLSSSHERQDVLSYSNHSPVKTDRSLEDVLGNLNLSASITPQMINLGLSQELVDEVWHQQAVFRLLQLIELPLLEKLLEGRDTSQPPLHGMDSDPDLLYTSSYLDREVLKAFSEAQADEWMSGAVDCLEFLPDERVVEVSRGLAGCADDLPRCKSLLYDILAQHYGHSQQPPLLSNHIFDIHTGISELLVNGKQEQALESLQLSLKLQDPRSREELRRLLRFMAAAAKPQEVKLHKEIENRMAVKRSFSSAIVYSKRLSKGKVDLMVLFMMDNHGDLFKIPVSLHKMVSDRIMNIVKGKDPDVITGSTYCSRVSSKAYSENAEQTTKEELWSLLRSVHENPKLSNKEKRRLLGQFYKGHPELFVQYFGNRLSSMNVLLK; this is encoded by the exons ATGGCTGTCTCCTCGGTCAATGGAAGAAGTTCGCACGCACCGAACAGCAG aGAACTGAAGTCACAGGGGAGGCGTCATCTGCGCAGACTGGGCTCAAACCTCAGCCTGGCTCAAGCAACAAGAG AACCAGGCATGGCTGGAAAGCCATTCCGGGCCACCTTCATCTGGAGCAGCATCATCTCCAATCTCCAGAGTCGCGTGGAGGTCAAGCGCCGGCGCCACAACCTCAAGCCCTACCACGACTGCTTCCTGGGCTCGGAGGCGGTGGACGTGGTGCTGACGCACATCACCATGAACCGTTTCTTTGGCGACGAGGCGGTGCCCCGTATCAAGGCCGTCCGTCTCTGCCAGGCCCTGATGGACTCGAGGGTGTTCGAGCCCGTCGGCGTCAAAGTGTTTTACAAGGAGAAGAAGCCCGCCGCGTTCGAGGACAGCAGTTGCAGTTTGTACAGGTTCCTGAGCGCGACGCCCGGCTCTTCGTCGTCGCTGGCCAACGCCAACTCCTCAAGCACCATCGAGAGCGGCTTCCACGGGCCGAGCATGCACAGGAACAAGAACGACCTCAGTTCGTCACATGAAAG ACAAGACGTGCTGAGCTACTCCAACCATTCCCCTGTGAAAACAGACCGATCCCTGGAGGACGTGCTAGGAAACCTCAACCTGAGCGCCTCCATCACCCCTCAAATGATCAACCTCGGCCTCTCCCAAGAGC TCGTGGATGAGGTGTGGCACCAGCAGGCTGTGTTCAGACTGTTGCAGCTCATAGAGCTCCCCCTGTTGGAGAAGCTGTTGGAGGGTAGAGACACGTCGCAGCCTCCCCTTCATGGCATGGACAGTGACCCGGACCTGTTGTATACATCAAGCTACTTAGACCGGGAGGTCCTCAAGGCCTTCAGTGAAGCACA GGCTGACGAGTGGATGTCCGGAGCAGTGGACTGTCTAGAGTTTCTGCCCGATGAGCGGGTGGTGGAGGTGAGCCGAGGTTTGGCAGGATGCGCCGATGACCTTCCCCGGTGTAAGAGTCTGCTCTATGACATCCTGGCACAGCATTACGGACACAGCCAACAGCCCCCTCTGCTCAGCAATCACATCTTCGACATCCACACTGGCATCTCGGAGCTACTCG tgaaCGGCAAGCAAGAGCAAGCTTTAGAGTCCCTGCAGCTGAGCCTGAAGCTGCAGGACCCTCGCAGCAGGGAGGAGCTACGCAGGCTCCTGAGATTCATGGCCGCTGCAGCCAAACCACAGGAGGTCAAGCTGCACAAAGAG ATTGAGAACCGAATGGCGGTGAAACGGTCGTTCTCAAGCGCCATCGTCTACAGCAAACGGCTCTCTAAAGGAAAGGTGGACCTGATGGTTCTGTTCATGATGGATAACCATGGCGATCTCTTCAAA ATACCAGTTTCATTGCACAAGATGGTCAGTGACAGAATAATGAATATTGTGAAAGGGAAGGATCCAGATGTGATAACAG GTTCAACGTACTGCTCAAGAGTGAGCTCCAAGGCGTACTCCGAAAATGCAGAACAAACTACAAAAGAGGAACTTTGGTCTTTACTCCGGAGCGTCCATGAGAACCCAAAACTCTCAAATAAAGAGAAGAGACGGTTGCTGGGACAGTTTTATAAAGGCCACCCAGAGCTTTTTGTTCAGTACTTTGGAA